CGCGAGCGTGGAGCCGACCGGCGCCAGCGCAACGTCGGACACCAGCGCGGGCCCGAAGGGCAGGAGGAACAGCGTCCCGGCCCAGATCGCGTACGCCGTGAACTCCGCAGGGCCGTAGCGCCGCAGCGACGGCTTGGTCAGCACGAAGTATGCGCTCGCCGACATTGTCGCCACGAGCACGTGCCCCGTGCCGGACGCCAGGCCGAACCCCGCCCCCCGGCCGACGATGATGACGGCCACGCCGGCAAAGCTGACCGCCACGCCCGCCCAGCCGAGGACTCCCGGGCGCTCGCCCAGGAACACCGTGGCCAACAGCGCTGTGCACGCAGGGATCGCGGCGATGATCAAGCTGGCGGTACCGACCGGCACGGTCAACTGTCCGCGCGCGAGCGCGACGGAAAAGACGCTGAACGCCAGGACGCCAGCCAGCAGGATCGTGGGCAGGTCCCGCAGCCGAGGTCGACGTACCGGCCTGACCACGGCCCAGCCGGCGAGGGCCAGCGAGGCCGTCAGGAACCGGAGCAGCGACAGCGCCCCCGGTCCGTACCCCTCGAGGCCGACGACGGTCGCGGTGTAGCCGGACGCCGAGCCGAGGACCGCCAGCGCGATCGCCAGCCACAGCACCGGATCGTGCGTCGCGGCCCCGGTCCGACCGGCGCGGCGCTGCTGGTCGGCGTCGGCGCGGGTCTTCGCGATCGTGGTCGGCGGTTGTACTGGCTCCATCGGTGACAGCTCCGCCCGTCGACACGGCGTTACCTTCAAAATGAGTACGCGAGTAACGTTACCGTCGAATGCTAGTCGCTGGCAACCCTCGTGGTAGCGTGGGCATCGGACGCGTTGGAACAGTCATGGCATGGGATGACCCGAAGGCAGCTCCGGATCCGCTCGCGGCGGTCCAGGACTTCATCAACACCGCTCACCGCATGCGCGGCGCCGACGAGCTACGTACAGCGGACCGGGCGTCGACCGTGCTCGCCGAGCTCGGGCTGGTCGGCGACGGCGAGTACGTCGACGACACCGACCGACGACGGCTCGTCGGCTTCCGCGAGGCGCTGCGGGCGGTGCTGCTCGCACGCACCGGAGGTGAATGTGACGTCGCGGCCGACGCGACGGCGTTGGACCGCGCCGTCGAAGCGGTGCCGTTGCGCATGCGCTTCTCACCCGCGGGCCGGCCAGCCGTTGGGGTGGCTCCGGACGGGCCGGTTGCGGAGCGTGCGGTCGCGACGGTGCTCGCCGCCATAGCCGCCGCCGACGGCGAAGGAGACTGGGAGCGGCTGAAGGCGTGCGCGAACGATGCCTGCCGCTGGGCGTTCTACGACGCGTCCCGGAACCGCTCAGGCCGCTGGTGCGACATGAACGTCTGCGGGGCCCGCCACAAGATGCGCACCTACCGCGAGCGGCACCGCTGACCACCTCCCGTGGTCCTTGCGGACCCTCCCCGTGATGGACGTCTCACACCCCGGACGCCATCACGAACTCAGCATTACATGGGTGCTGGCGTCCCCGCCCCTGAGGATGAGAATGAGGCGCCTTGCCGAGACCTCGGTCGTCTGCAGCGCCCTTGAGCCTGCGACTCAGCATGAGGCGGGAGCCTGGTAGGAACCCCCGACTGTTGCCTCGAGCACGCGTGTCAGATTCATGACGGTTCGGGCTCCCTGGGACGGCGCCGTATTCGATCCACGGGAGGTGGACCGCATGAACATCATCGTAGAGCGCGCTGCGGGGTTGGACATCCATAAGAAATCGATCACCGCGTGCGTTCGTGTCCCCGGCGCGGTGAGGGTGGTTCTCAACTGCCGGTCAGCGACGGTTCGCTGTGGCGCTCCAGGAACTTGAGCACTGCGTGGTTGAACGCTTCGGGGTCATCGGCATACATCAGATGCGACGTGTCGGGAATGTGAATCCGTTCTGCTCGCAGCATCAGCCTTTCGAGCTTGTCGGTGACCCGATGCAGAACGGGCGCGCCGCGTTCGCCATTGACGAGCAAGGTCGGGGCGCTGATGCGGCGGGCGTCGTCCTCATCAAAGGCGGGGAATCCCGCACGAAGCTGGGCTTTGAACGGCTGGACGTTGTCGCGGATCTGACAGCGCATGTCAGCTGAGAGGTTCGCGGAGTCGGCGCGTCCCAAGGCGGCGGTCACGAAGATCTCCAGGCCGCGCTCGTCGTCGCCGCGCGTGAACGCCCGGATCGTGGGCCCGATTCCCTTCGCTCCGAACCGTATGACGTCGATCCCCGTGCGGGGATCACGCAGCAGCAGCCTCAACAGCTGCGTGGGCCGTGGCGGCACGCTCACCCCGAGAAGGGGCAGCACGGGCGGATCGGCGAGCACGAGCGTCCGTACGAGCTCGGGCATTCTGCGTGCCAGCAAGAGGCAGACAAATCCCC
This region of Euzebyales bacterium genomic DNA includes:
- a CDS encoding EamA family transporter; its protein translation is MEPVQPPTTIAKTRADADQQRRAGRTGAATHDPVLWLAIALAVLGSASGYTATVVGLEGYGPGALSLLRFLTASLALAGWAVVRPVRRPRLRDLPTILLAGVLAFSVFSVALARGQLTVPVGTASLIIAAIPACTALLATVFLGERPGVLGWAGVAVSFAGVAVIIVGRGAGFGLASGTGHVLVATMSASAYFVLTKPSLRRYGPAEFTAYAIWAGTLFLLPFGPALVSDVALAPVGSTLAAVWLGLVATVLAYACIAVAFARLPASRAVTLESLIPPAAMLTAYVRLGEVPSATSLIGGGIAIAAYCWSTPADSIKPTASPGSPATAPRQSLRSSASMVSNA
- a CDS encoding CGNR zinc finger domain-containing protein produces the protein MAWDDPKAAPDPLAAVQDFINTAHRMRGADELRTADRASTVLAELGLVGDGEYVDDTDRRRLVGFREALRAVLLARTGGECDVAADATALDRAVEAVPLRMRFSPAGRPAVGVAPDGPVAERAVATVLAAIAAADGEGDWERLKACANDACRWAFYDASRNRSGRWCDMNVCGARHKMRTYRERHR
- a CDS encoding alpha/beta hydrolase, which produces MPTIEVNGTGLEYTEQGAGEPVVFVHGGLNDLRAWNKQLPAFASTYRTVAYSCRSYYPNERPLVGVAITLDTHVDDLVGLLRALDLTPAHLIGASNGGFVCLLLARRMPELVRTLVLADPPVLPLLGVSVPPRPTQLLRLLLRDPRTGIDVIRFGAKGIGPTIRAFTRGDDERGLEIFVTAALGRADSANLSADMRCQIRDNVQPFKAQLRAGFPAFDEDDARRISAPTLLVNGERGAPVLHRVTDKLERLMLRAERIHIPDTSHLMYADDPEAFNHAVLKFLERHSEPSLTGS